A window of Terriglobia bacterium genomic DNA:
AGAAAAATCTATCTCGCTATCTACTACCTTGGCCAGAAAGAGCTTCATGGCGATCTTGCGATTCAGGACGGCATACTGGATCGCCTGAAGCGGAAGGTTGCATGGGAAGACCTTTGTTACACCTGGCAGTACAACTGGCATTCGAAATCGCCGAACGGCTCCGTGCCGGATGTGTCGGAGTGGAATAAGGCGAAATTATGGGACTATCTGCTCGGCAATAATCTGCTGCGCGTTATGGTGGTTGTGGCAGGCGCCGGGCCTCACGGTGCCGGCATGCCGGAATTGCAGCTTGCGCTGAATGCTTCTTCTCATCCGCTTGGATCCATGTGCGTGCTCGTAACAGACGGGCGCGTGGCTTTCCGGCACGAGGGTCTTTCGATAGCACACGTCGTGCCCGAAGCGTTCGACGGCGGCGGTTTGGCTGCGATCCGAACGGGTGACTGGATTCACCTGGATCTGGCCGAAGGTGTCTTTCAGGTCGTGACGCACTCCGCGCGCGGATACAAAGTTCTCGCCAGCAAAGAACTGTCTAACCGGCCCGACCGCAAGAAACGCATGAATGAACTCCAGCGGCGCCGGCTGGATTTCCTGCCGTCCTTCCGTATTCTTCTTGATCAGGTTTCTTCCGCCGAATCCGGCGTATCCCCCGCATCGAAATCGTAAGGAAATTGCTACAATCAATTGTTTATGGCTTACGAACTTGTTCTCTTTAAGAACATCAACGATCCTCATGTGAAAGAGCTGGACCGGTACGTCGAGCTTGGCGGATACAAAGCGGCGAGAAAAGTCGTCACCGAGATGACGCCCAAGGACGTTATCGAGACAACCAAAGCCACCGGTCTCCGAGGACGCGGCGGTGCCGGTTTCCCGACCGGTATGAAATGGAGTTTCGTTCCGAAAGATACCGGTAAGCCGATTTACCTGTGCTGTAACGCGGATGAGAGCGAGCCCGGCACCTGCAAAGATCGGGTCATTATGGAGCGCGATCCGCATCAGTTGATCGAGGGGATGATCATTGCCTCGTTCGCGGTGGACTGCCATCTTGCGTTCATCTATATACGCGGTGAATTTTCGCTCGGATACCGAGTCCTGGAAAAGGCGCTGGAGGAAGCGCATGCCCGCGGCTATCTCGGGAAAAAGATCTTCGGCTCCAATTATGATCTCGACATCATTCTGCACTCCGGTGCGGGCGCCTATATCTGCGGCGAAGAGACGGGGTTGATCGAATCGCTGGAAGGGAAGCGCGGGCATCCGCGGCAGAAGCCGCCGTTTCCCGCGGTTCACGGGCTCTATGGTTGTCCCACCGTTGTCAATAACGTCGAAACACTCGCAAATCTCCCCCACATCTTCAATCGGGGCGTTGAGTGGTACAAGAGTATCGGCTCCAGCGAGAAGAACACAGGACCCAAACTTTACTGTGTCAGCGGGCATGTCCGGAAACCAGCGGTTGTGGAGAGGGAATTGGGTGTTCCTCTGCTCGAACTGATCGAGGTCGAGTGCGGCGGTATGCGGAACGGAAACCGGTTGAAAGGGGTTATACCGGGCGGTTCTTCAGTGCCGATTCTCAAGCCCGACGAGTGCGACGTTCGGATGGATTTCGATTCGCTTGCCGCGAAGGGTACGCTGCTCGGTTCGTGCGGCATGATGGTGCTCGATCAGACCGCCTGCATGGTTCGCCTTGCTCTGCGAACGGCGCGCTTTTACGCGGAAGAGAGCTGCGGGCAATGTACTCAGTGCCGTGAGGGAACGTGGTGGATGGAGCAGGTACTGCATCGGATCGAACACGGCCATGGAAAGATGGAGGACCTGAAAATGATCCTCGACATGTGCTCGAACATGAAGGGCGTCACGATCTGCGTTCTAAGCGATGCCTGTGCGATGCCCGTCGAAGCGATGATTAACAAATACCGGGAAGAATTCGAGTATCACATCACGCACAAGACGTGCATGGCGAACTAAGCGGGAACGAAACCACAAAAAGCACAAGAGGCACAAAATGTCAGGATTTTTGTGCCTCTTGTGCTTCTTGTAATTTCGTCTTTCTTACGGTTTGGGTGCTGGCGGCGGTAAAACGCGCGCTTCCACAACCGATTGAAATCCGTTCCGCGCATGTGCGCCGTCGCAGAACGGCTTATTCTCCGAGTGGCCACAGCGGCAGAGACTGATTTGAGTGCGGCCCGAAAGATCGAATTCCTTCCCCTGTCCATCCTTGATACTAAAATTCCCCGAGATACGGAGCGGTCCATTAGGAAACACAACGAAATCTGTATGATCAGCCATTGATTTCTCCTCGGAACAATTCTAATCCCAGAAGCAAGCGTTCCGTGGAATGACGACGACGCCGGAATCGGTCACTGTGAAGCGGCGGCGGTCTTCTTCAGGGTTATAACCGATTTCGATTCCCGGCGGGATGCGGACGTACTTATCGACAATGACGCTGTGGAGTCTCGCATGCCGGCCGACATCGACGCCGTTCATCAGGATGCATTGGTCGACTTCGGAGTAGCTGTTGATTCGTACTTCCGGCGAAAGGATCGAGTTTTTGACGCGCCCTCCGCTGACGATCGATCCCTGCGAAATAATGGAATTGATGGCGGCGCCCACGCGTCCTTCATGTTCGAGATCCCAGATCGTTTTTGCCGGCGGATACGAACGCACGTGCGTACGGATGGGCCACTCTTTATCGTACAGGTTGAACTGCGGATCGATCGAAATGAGATCCATGTTGGCTTCGAAGTATGCGTCGAGGGTGCCGACATCGCGCCAGTACTTTGCATCCTTCTGATTCATGTCTTTGAAGTTATAAGCGTAGACCTGCTTCGATTCGATCAGGTTGGGGATGATGTTTCGTCCGAAGTCGTGGCTGGTGTCCTGGCCTGCATCTTCCAGTAACGCCTGAATCAGAACGGGCGTGCTGAAAACATAAATGCCCATCGATGCGAGTACGAGGCTCGGATTTGACGGCATGGGCTTGGGATCTTTCGGTTTTTCTTCGAATCCGACGATCCGCTGATTACGGTCGATCTCGAGAACGCCAAGGTGGCTTGCCTCGCAGCGCGGGAATTCGATCGTCGAGACGGTGACGTCAGCACCGGATCCCACATGGAATTCCAACAGCTCGCTGTAGTCCATCTTATAGATGTGATCGCCGCAGAGAATTATCACGTAGGCGGGACTCTCGCGTTCGATGGTGTAAATGTTCTGATAAACAGCGTCCGCCGTTCCCTGGTACCACTTTTCGGAAGCGCGAAATTGCGGAGGGATCGTGAAAATGAATTCGCCGCGATCGTAGGAAAAAATGTTCCACCCCAACCGGATGTGCCGGTCGAGAGAATCCGATTTGTATTGCGTGAGGACGCAAATTCTCTTGAGCTGCGAGTTTATGCAGTTCGAAAGAGCGAAATCGATGATCCGGTAGATCCCTCCAAAAGGGACCGCCGGTTTTGCGCGGTGTTTAGTCAAAGGATAGAGCCGTTCGCCCTGTCCTCCAGCCAAAATTACGGCAAGGCTGTCCTGAATGATCGCGCTCGTTCGGGGCGCAACTCGTTTCAATGCGTCTTCCTCAATTTCGTATCATATTAGCCCGCACACATGCACACATGTTCACGACGATCACATCGCGCTGAATATGCAATTTCAGCCCTTTGTCATTTTCTGTCGGTATAAGTCTTACATATGTTGATTTAAAACCAGTTATGGATGGGAGGTCGGTGGACGCAGCCGGGAAAAGATTCCAATGGAATCAGGGTACCGACGGCAATTTTTACCGCACTCCGTCCTAACCGCTTGTGGAAATGTATAAATGACGGTGCTGGGGATCGGCGCTGTCCCCCTCGATTCCACTCAAATGAGGCCGTCGAATGAAATGTCTTTGACTTTGGCACAGCACTTGCTCAGGATGGTGGTGCTTTTTGGAGGATCGGGCGCCGTAATTTTGGCGCTGGCGCTTCTCGTGCTGTACCTGTTCTGGGTCTCGTTCGTCAAACACTGGTCAGTTGACAGCGTGACTTGGACGCATATACTCCCATTCCCCGGTTGCGAAACCACGAGGGTTTTGGAGGAACGAGAGAGGAAACAATGGACGATAAAAAAACGCAGAAATTTCGCCAACGGCTGTTGGAGGAATACCAGAAGCTGATCCGTTCAATCAATCGGAATCGATTGGCAGAGGAAGAGATCAAGCTCGAAAATACCGAGGACGAAGGGGATCTCGCCACCATCAGCCATAACAAAGAACTCTTGTATAACCTTCATGAGAGCGATTTCCAACGCTTGAAGTCGATTCAGGAAGCCTTGAAGCGCATGGACCGCGGTGAGTATGGCGAGTGCGTCCGATGCGGCGAGGACATCAATGAGAAACGCCTGATGGCCGTGCCGTGGGCGACCCTCTGCATCCAATGCCAGGAAGAAGCGGAGCGTGAGGGCACCAGCCAGCGTCCGGTGATGGCCGGCATGTTG
This region includes:
- a CDS encoding TraR/DksA family transcriptional regulator yields the protein MDDKKTQKFRQRLLEEYQKLIRSINRNRLAEEEIKLENTEDEGDLATISHNKELLYNLHESDFQRLKSIQEALKRMDRGEYGECVRCGEDINEKRLMAVPWATLCIQCQEEAEREGTSQRPVMAGMLKTDEEDEPEA
- a CDS encoding CDGSH iron-sulfur domain-containing protein; translated protein: MADHTDFVVFPNGPLRISGNFSIKDGQGKEFDLSGRTQISLCRCGHSENKPFCDGAHARNGFQSVVEARVLPPPAPKP
- the glgC gene encoding glucose-1-phosphate adenylyltransferase, with the translated sequence MKRVAPRTSAIIQDSLAVILAGGQGERLYPLTKHRAKPAVPFGGIYRIIDFALSNCINSQLKRICVLTQYKSDSLDRHIRLGWNIFSYDRGEFIFTIPPQFRASEKWYQGTADAVYQNIYTIERESPAYVIILCGDHIYKMDYSELLEFHVGSGADVTVSTIEFPRCEASHLGVLEIDRNQRIVGFEEKPKDPKPMPSNPSLVLASMGIYVFSTPVLIQALLEDAGQDTSHDFGRNIIPNLIESKQVYAYNFKDMNQKDAKYWRDVGTLDAYFEANMDLISIDPQFNLYDKEWPIRTHVRSYPPAKTIWDLEHEGRVGAAINSIISQGSIVSGGRVKNSILSPEVRINSYSEVDQCILMNGVDVGRHARLHSVIVDKYVRIPPGIEIGYNPEEDRRRFTVTDSGVVVIPRNACFWD
- the nuoF gene encoding NADH-quinone oxidoreductase subunit NuoF, producing the protein MAYELVLFKNINDPHVKELDRYVELGGYKAARKVVTEMTPKDVIETTKATGLRGRGGAGFPTGMKWSFVPKDTGKPIYLCCNADESEPGTCKDRVIMERDPHQLIEGMIIASFAVDCHLAFIYIRGEFSLGYRVLEKALEEAHARGYLGKKIFGSNYDLDIILHSGAGAYICGEETGLIESLEGKRGHPRQKPPFPAVHGLYGCPTVVNNVETLANLPHIFNRGVEWYKSIGSSEKNTGPKLYCVSGHVRKPAVVERELGVPLLELIEVECGGMRNGNRLKGVIPGGSSVPILKPDECDVRMDFDSLAAKGTLLGSCGMMVLDQTACMVRLALRTARFYAEESCGQCTQCREGTWWMEQVLHRIEHGHGKMEDLKMILDMCSNMKGVTICVLSDACAMPVEAMINKYREEFEYHITHKTCMAN